Proteins encoded together in one Armatimonadota bacterium window:
- a CDS encoding serpin family protein, whose amino-acid sequence MKALFGLAMAAAVLAGCGGNVDGTNNLPTRRGASPAEVDKASKTLQQGKSARIAEESNAFGFKLLAELVGQKSKTEKGAEPAYQSALVSPLGISMCLAMAYNGAAKDTKTGMDKALGFDGLLLSDVNEAEKQLLTVFSAPDPKVQTEIANSLWAKKGIEFKKDYFSRIQENFGAAPTVLDFSGPDAAKQINAWVSQATQEKIRELVKEIPEDTVMFLINAVYFKGFWKTPFDPKVTEERDFAGFDGKKAKVQMMSRKGEFEYAQSDKARVVRMPYGSGRLAMLAVLPPEGGSYKALSKELNPKNWAAWTASLKPQQGTVMIPRFKMDYQAVLNDPLTTLGMGQAFTDKADFSGMREPNDLYIKQVLHKTTIEVNEEGSEAAAATKVEVGITSAPAPTKEFMFLADRPFFYAIVDKTTGVILFMGVYGDPR is encoded by the coding sequence ATGAAAGCCCTATTTGGTTTGGCGATGGCGGCGGCCGTGCTCGCAGGCTGCGGAGGCAACGTGGACGGAACCAACAATCTACCCACCCGGCGCGGGGCCAGCCCGGCTGAAGTCGACAAGGCCAGCAAGACGCTTCAGCAGGGCAAATCCGCCCGGATCGCCGAGGAAAGCAACGCCTTCGGCTTCAAGCTCCTTGCGGAGCTCGTCGGCCAGAAAAGCAAGACCGAGAAGGGCGCCGAGCCTGCTTACCAGAGCGCGCTGGTCTCCCCGCTCGGCATCTCGATGTGTCTGGCGATGGCCTACAACGGCGCGGCGAAGGACACCAAGACCGGAATGGACAAAGCCCTCGGCTTCGATGGGCTCCTGCTTTCGGACGTCAACGAGGCCGAAAAGCAGCTCTTGACCGTCTTCTCTGCTCCCGACCCAAAGGTTCAGACCGAAATCGCCAACTCGCTGTGGGCCAAGAAGGGCATCGAGTTCAAGAAAGACTATTTCAGCCGCATTCAGGAGAACTTCGGCGCAGCCCCCACAGTGCTGGATTTCTCGGGACCGGACGCGGCGAAGCAGATCAACGCGTGGGTGAGCCAGGCCACGCAGGAGAAGATAAGGGAACTGGTCAAAGAAATTCCCGAGGACACGGTGATGTTTCTGATCAACGCCGTGTACTTCAAGGGCTTCTGGAAGACCCCGTTTGACCCTAAAGTGACCGAGGAACGCGACTTTGCCGGCTTCGATGGCAAGAAGGCCAAGGTCCAGATGATGAGCCGTAAAGGCGAGTTCGAATACGCGCAGTCGGACAAGGCGCGCGTGGTGCGGATGCCCTATGGTTCGGGACGGCTTGCGATGCTGGCGGTGCTCCCGCCGGAAGGCGGCAGCTACAAGGCTCTCTCGAAGGAGCTGAACCCCAAGAACTGGGCGGCTTGGACCGCATCGCTCAAGCCCCAACAGGGCACGGTGATGATCCCACGCTTCAAGATGGACTATCAGGCGGTGCTGAACGACCCGCTGACCACCCTCGGCATGGGCCAGGCGTTCACCGACAAGGCCGACTTCTCGGGCATGCGCGAGCCGAACGACCTCTACATCAAGCAGGTGCTCCACAAGACGACGATCGAGGTCAACGAGGAGGGAAGCGAGGCGGCTGCCGCGACGAAGGTCGAGGTGGGCATCACCAGCGCCCCGGCGCCGACCAAGGAGTTCATGTTCCTGGCGGACCGGCCGTTCTTCTATGCGATCGTGGACAAGACGACCGGCGTGATCCTCTTCATGGGAGTCTACGGGGACCCTCGGTAG
- a CDS encoding SOS response-associated peptidase, protein MCARYSLKSSANVLQELFDLDDVPEIVPRYNIAPTQPILAVIRESRGALSDHRGADSQSALGQVPPTGRPASQSALGKIVGGGRQTESLPHGKNGLRWFHWGLIPSWAKDPSIGQRMINARAETLLEKPSYRAAFKRRRCLIPADDFFEWVEVKPKPEAVGILDFGEDSDFAHRPSPIAPAPKPYKQPYYIHSTDGLPLAFAGLYEYWETPEGGPIESCTIITTSPNELMKTIHDRMPAILEPSEFDEWLGTDELEAKYLISLLDPYPSEKMALHPVSRSMSNPRYAGPDCIEAI, encoded by the coding sequence ATGTGTGCCAGGTACTCGCTGAAGTCTTCGGCAAACGTTCTCCAGGAGCTTTTTGACTTGGACGACGTGCCTGAGATTGTGCCCCGCTACAACATCGCGCCAACCCAGCCGATCTTGGCGGTGATCCGCGAATCCCGTGGGGCACTATCAGATCACCGTGGGGCAGACTCTCAGTCTGCCTTGGGGCAAGTGCCGCCAACTGGTAGGCCAGCCTCTCAGTCCGCCTTGGGGAAAATCGTTGGGGGAGGAAGGCAGACTGAGAGTCTGCCCCACGGGAAGAACGGACTCCGTTGGTTTCATTGGGGCCTGATTCCAAGCTGGGCCAAGGACCCTAGCATCGGCCAGCGCATGATCAACGCCCGGGCCGAGACCCTGCTCGAAAAGCCCAGCTACCGCGCTGCCTTTAAGCGCCGACGATGCCTGATTCCGGCAGACGACTTCTTCGAATGGGTCGAGGTCAAGCCCAAACCCGAGGCGGTCGGAATCCTCGATTTTGGGGAAGACTCCGACTTCGCCCATCGCCCATCGCCCATCGCTCCGGCTCCCAAGCCCTACAAGCAGCCCTACTACATCCACTCTACCGATGGCTTGCCGTTGGCCTTCGCCGGGCTCTATGAATACTGGGAGACCCCCGAGGGCGGACCCATAGAAAGCTGCACGATCATCACCACCAGCCCGAACGAGCTGATGAAGACGATCCACGACCGGATGCCGGCGATCCTGGAGCCATCCGAGTTTGACGAATGGCTGGGCACAGACGAACTGGAGGCGAAGTACCTCATCTCCCTTCTCGACCCCTATCCATCCGAGAAGATGGCGCTGCACCCGGTCTCGCGGTCCATGAGCAATCCGCGTTACGCCGGCCCGGACTGCATCGAGGCGATCTAG
- a CDS encoding GNAT family N-acetyltransferase — MPAFLNLPLETERLTLRPARLDDASAFFEFLSDLETVRYWWSPPAKDVSEIERQVQRAIDGLAANQWLDLSIVHRETGDTLGKCSLFAFFEQCRRAEMGYLLGRPFWGHGYMAEATAELIRYGFENLDLHRIEADIDPRNRPSARVLERNGFQQEGLLRERWIVGEEVSDTAYYGLLRKDWEAARQSAVA; from the coding sequence ATGCCTGCTTTTCTCAACCTGCCCCTCGAAACGGAGCGCCTCACGCTCCGCCCCGCACGGCTGGACGATGCGAGCGCTTTCTTCGAGTTCCTTTCGGACCTTGAGACGGTGCGCTATTGGTGGTCGCCACCGGCCAAGGACGTTTCAGAGATCGAAAGGCAGGTTCAGCGCGCCATCGACGGGCTCGCCGCAAACCAATGGCTCGACCTCTCCATCGTGCACCGAGAAACCGGCGATACCCTCGGAAAGTGCAGCCTCTTCGCCTTCTTCGAGCAGTGCCGCCGGGCGGAAATGGGCTACCTGCTCGGAAGGCCCTTTTGGGGCCACGGCTACATGGCAGAGGCGACCGCAGAACTCATCCGCTACGGGTTTGAGAACCTGGACCTGCACCGAATCGAAGCGGATATCGACCCGCGCAACCGGCCCTCGGCGCGCGTACTCGAACGCAACGGCTTCCAACAGGAGGGCTTACTTCGCGAGCGGTGGATCGTTGGCGAGGAGGTCTCCGACACCGCCTACTATGGTTTGCTGAGAAAGGACTGGGAGGCCGCGCGGCAGAGCGCAGTGGCCTGA
- a CDS encoding prepilin-type N-terminal cleavage/methylation domain-containing protein: MRRHRAFTLIELLVVIAIIAILAAILFPVFAQAKAAAKKTTCMSNFKQIGLGLMMYAADHDDGMCHVNQGGYNIPGWGFGPPDVIWGQLIDPYVKNWYIHRCPTDPNANDAGLTVDPYGNPVPENDPAKYYYWAERSDIGLNYLFLSPWIYRYYSDYYVGSEPINLTRISQPAATIAAGDSIWDRNWQTGQPVGGGNWVIEPPCIYDENGTLLVPTTSPDEMWYYGGWQPNPTGTPPYSWLEFGGVWFRHARQTNMTFMDGHAHSQSLGSLVAGCDVLPFFGGAAYDGNKYLWDLR; encoded by the coding sequence ATGCGTCGACATCGTGCATTCACGTTGATCGAGTTGCTGGTCGTCATTGCGATCATTGCCATTCTTGCCGCCATTCTCTTCCCCGTCTTCGCGCAAGCCAAGGCTGCCGCCAAGAAGACGACGTGTATGAGCAACTTCAAACAGATAGGGCTCGGGCTCATGATGTACGCCGCCGATCACGACGACGGTATGTGCCACGTAAATCAGGGGGGCTACAACATCCCTGGATGGGGATTTGGGCCCCCCGACGTCATCTGGGGACAGCTTATCGACCCGTACGTCAAGAACTGGTACATCCATCGCTGCCCAACAGACCCGAACGCCAACGATGCGGGCCTTACGGTTGACCCGTACGGCAATCCGGTGCCCGAAAACGACCCGGCCAAGTACTATTACTGGGCCGAGCGTTCAGACATTGGCCTGAACTACCTGTTCCTCTCGCCCTGGATCTACCGATACTACTCCGACTATTACGTCGGCTCTGAGCCGATCAACCTGACCCGGATCAGCCAGCCTGCGGCCACCATCGCTGCCGGCGACAGCATCTGGGACAGGAACTGGCAGACCGGCCAGCCCGTGGGAGGAGGCAACTGGGTCATCGAGCCCCCTTGCATCTATGATGAGAACGGGACGCTCCTCGTGCCAACCACCTCGCCCGACGAGATGTGGTACTACGGCGGCTGGCAACCCAATCCTACCGGCACCCCTCCCTATTCCTGGTTGGAGTTTGGGGGCGTGTGGTTCCGACATGCCAGACAGACCAACATGACCTTCATGGATGGCCACGCCCACAGCCAATCTCTGGGTTCGCTCGTGGCGGGATGCGACGTTCTGCCCTTTTTCGGCGGCGCGGCCTATGACGGAAACAAGTATCTGTGGGACCTGAGATGA
- a CDS encoding flotillin family protein, with the protein MTWLLMVLGVVAFFVLLFILSLPALLNICAPSEVLVFTGFRRRVGPDRVVGYRVIKGGKAWRKPLIERVDRMDLTNIVIDLTATNAYSKGGIPLVVQGVANVKIAGHEPLLNNAIERFLGKRREEIMMIAKSTLEGSLRGVLATMTPEQVNEDKILFAEQLVQEVEQDMTALGLIVDTLKIQSVTDDVSYLDSIGRKRNAEVVSKARIAEAVARADSIVRSSENLQKESKAQIDAQTSIAKADADKRLIDIQTRRAALVAEELAAVSAMVAKARAELEVQSARVEQVRRQLEADVIQPAKAVAEAAEAQAKAEVAPILEEGRARAEALRAVVTSLEAAGEHGREVLLMQKLPSIIQAVTNVVAETEIERMTIIDMPDGGGTAGRALSTMEQIKQLFGVDLVEKIKGIGGGSSSPQAPAKGISAPTQPRPVESHAEEPAEPKEAQEPAPRQDRRPAPTQKERRRLNIELPPPPKLQPPSFELGNDETK; encoded by the coding sequence ATGACTTGGCTATTGATGGTTCTTGGCGTCGTCGCCTTCTTCGTCCTGCTTTTCATCCTGAGCCTTCCTGCGCTGCTGAACATCTGTGCTCCGAGCGAGGTTCTGGTGTTCACTGGCTTCCGCCGAAGGGTGGGGCCGGACCGCGTCGTCGGCTATCGCGTGATCAAGGGCGGCAAAGCCTGGCGAAAGCCGCTGATCGAGCGCGTGGACCGCATGGACCTAACCAACATCGTCATCGACCTCACGGCGACGAACGCCTACTCCAAAGGTGGTATTCCGCTGGTGGTGCAGGGCGTGGCGAACGTCAAGATCGCCGGCCATGAGCCGCTGCTCAACAACGCCATCGAACGTTTCCTAGGTAAGCGCCGCGAAGAGATCATGATGATCGCCAAAAGCACCCTCGAAGGCTCGCTGAGGGGCGTGCTGGCCACGATGACCCCCGAGCAGGTGAACGAGGACAAGATCCTTTTCGCCGAGCAGCTTGTGCAGGAGGTCGAGCAGGACATGACCGCGCTGGGCCTGATCGTGGACACGTTGAAGATTCAGAGCGTCACCGACGACGTGAGTTACCTGGACAGCATCGGCCGTAAGCGCAACGCCGAGGTGGTCAGCAAGGCGCGCATCGCCGAAGCTGTGGCTCGGGCAGATTCCATCGTGCGCTCCAGCGAGAACCTGCAGAAGGAGAGCAAGGCGCAGATCGACGCGCAAACCAGCATCGCCAAGGCAGACGCGGACAAGCGGCTGATCGACATCCAGACCCGCCGCGCAGCGCTCGTTGCTGAAGAGCTAGCCGCCGTATCCGCGATGGTGGCCAAAGCGCGGGCCGAACTCGAGGTTCAGAGCGCCCGTGTGGAGCAGGTACGCCGGCAGTTGGAGGCGGACGTCATTCAGCCTGCCAAGGCCGTCGCAGAGGCGGCCGAAGCACAAGCTAAGGCGGAGGTTGCTCCGATTCTCGAAGAGGGACGCGCGCGGGCAGAAGCGCTTCGGGCCGTGGTCACGAGCCTTGAGGCTGCCGGAGAGCATGGGCGTGAAGTGCTGCTCATGCAAAAGCTGCCGAGCATCATCCAGGCGGTGACCAATGTGGTCGCGGAGACGGAGATCGAGAGAATGACCATCATCGACATGCCTGATGGCGGCGGAACGGCCGGGCGGGCGCTCTCGACGATGGAGCAGATCAAGCAGCTCTTCGGGGTGGACCTGGTCGAGAAGATCAAGGGGATTGGCGGAGGTTCTTCTTCGCCTCAGGCACCGGCCAAAGGGATCTCGGCGCCCACGCAGCCCAGGCCCGTCGAGAGCCACGCGGAGGAGCCTGCTGAGCCCAAAGAAGCTCAGGAGCCGGCGCCCAGGCAGGACCGCAGACCCGCACCGACGCAGAAGGAACGGCGGCGGCTGAACATCGAGCTTCCCCCTCCTCCCAAGCTCCAGCCACCTAGCTTTGAGCTTGGGAATGACGAGACCAAGTAG